A section of the Saccharopolyspora gregorii genome encodes:
- a CDS encoding sensor histidine kinase → MQRPLWRHLWDTPRDAVFDVVLVAVLFPLGPILAVFFPPDVPPQDFRWLGGEWVAQAVLNLFTLGLLVRRRYPVVLLAVALVMMLVHLVAVSTGTGALFSINQHSDPWMPGELPFLTYAFAAFETRARWRAAGWVLVAAVVFTALRPWTNPDGETLNNAVWVTAFPALLGLWTGARRRLVAALRDRAERAEREQHLLAEQVRTEERAKLASEMHDVVTHRVSLMVLQAGALGVTAQDAATRRAAEELRAGGCQALDELRDFLGVLRSGEQRPDVVAESALPDLSELVAESESVGVPVRLTELGESTAVSPAVGRTAYRVVQEALTNVHKHAPGSEVLVHVEYDADRVRLAVRNTRPDPAGGGELAASGSGAGLLGLRQRVELVGGTFRSGRTGDGGFEVGAILPGYVPTAEAGSG, encoded by the coding sequence GTGCAACGCCCGCTGTGGCGACACCTCTGGGACACCCCGCGCGATGCGGTGTTCGACGTGGTGCTGGTCGCCGTCCTGTTCCCGCTCGGCCCGATACTGGCCGTGTTCTTCCCGCCGGACGTGCCGCCGCAGGACTTCCGGTGGCTCGGCGGGGAATGGGTCGCGCAGGCGGTGCTGAACCTGTTCACGCTGGGCCTGCTGGTGCGGCGCCGCTACCCGGTGGTGCTGCTGGCAGTCGCGCTGGTGATGATGCTGGTGCACCTCGTCGCGGTGAGCACGGGGACCGGGGCGCTGTTCTCGATCAACCAGCACTCCGATCCGTGGATGCCCGGGGAACTGCCGTTCCTCACCTACGCGTTCGCCGCGTTCGAGACGCGGGCCCGGTGGCGCGCCGCCGGCTGGGTGCTGGTCGCCGCGGTGGTGTTCACGGCGCTGCGGCCGTGGACGAACCCGGACGGCGAGACGTTGAACAACGCGGTCTGGGTGACGGCGTTCCCGGCGCTGCTCGGACTGTGGACCGGCGCGCGGCGGCGGCTGGTGGCGGCGCTGCGGGACCGGGCGGAGCGAGCCGAACGCGAGCAGCACCTGCTGGCCGAGCAGGTGCGCACCGAGGAGCGGGCGAAGCTGGCCTCGGAGATGCACGACGTGGTCACGCACCGGGTGAGCCTGATGGTGCTGCAGGCGGGCGCGTTGGGGGTGACCGCGCAGGACGCGGCGACCCGGCGGGCCGCCGAGGAGCTGCGGGCCGGCGGCTGCCAGGCGCTGGACGAGCTGCGGGACTTCCTCGGCGTGCTGCGCTCCGGCGAGCAGCGGCCTGACGTGGTCGCCGAGTCGGCGCTGCCCGACCTGTCCGAGCTGGTCGCCGAGTCGGAGTCGGTGGGCGTCCCGGTGCGGCTCACCGAGCTCGGCGAGTCGACCGCGGTGTCCCCGGCGGTGGGCAGGACCGCCTACCGCGTGGTGCAGGAGGCGCTGACGAACGTGCACAAGCACGCGCCGGGCAGCGAGGTGCTGGTGCACGTGGAGTACGACGCGGACCGGGTGCGGCTGGCGGTGCGCAACACGCGCCCCGATCCCGCGGGCGGGGGCGAGCTCGCGGCCAGCGGTTCCGGGGCCGGGTTGCTGGGCCTGCGGCAGCGGGTGGAGCTGGTCGGCGGGACCTTCCGGTCCGGTCGAACCGGGGACGGGGGGTTCGAGGTCGGTGCCATACTCCCCGGGTACGTGCCCACGGCCGAAGCCGGATCGGGCTAG
- a CDS encoding response regulator, whose translation MSETVRVVVVDDEPMVCAHLRTILGSAPDVEVVGEAQDGAAAVEAVVRHRPHVVLMDLRMPGVDGLTATERIARLPEAPAVVVLTTFDADQHVLRALRAGASGFLVKSTPPEDLIGLVRVAADGHTVLSPQAAKRLVAASDGTGRQRAQEAVRELTDREREVLAGIGDGLSNAQIGERLFLSEATVKGYVSRTLVKLECANRVQAGLIAHEAGLTER comes from the coding sequence GTGAGCGAGACGGTCCGCGTCGTCGTGGTCGACGACGAGCCGATGGTGTGCGCGCACCTGCGCACGATCCTCGGCTCGGCACCGGACGTCGAGGTCGTGGGCGAGGCGCAGGACGGAGCCGCGGCGGTGGAGGCCGTGGTGCGGCACCGGCCGCACGTGGTACTGATGGACCTGCGGATGCCGGGCGTGGACGGGCTGACCGCGACGGAACGCATCGCGCGGCTGCCCGAGGCGCCCGCGGTGGTGGTGCTGACGACGTTCGACGCGGACCAGCACGTGCTGCGGGCGCTGCGAGCCGGGGCGTCCGGTTTCCTGGTGAAGTCGACTCCGCCGGAGGACCTGATCGGCCTGGTGCGGGTGGCGGCGGACGGGCACACCGTGCTGTCCCCGCAGGCGGCGAAGCGCCTGGTGGCCGCGTCGGACGGGACCGGGAGGCAGCGCGCGCAGGAGGCGGTCCGCGAACTCACCGACCGGGAGCGGGAGGTGCTGGCGGGGATCGGCGACGGCCTGTCCAACGCGCAGATCGGCGAACGGCTCTTCCTGTCGGAGGCGACGGTGAAGGGCTACGTGTCCCGGACCTTGGTGAAGCTGGAGTGCGCGAACCGGGTGCAGGCCGGGTTGATCGCCCACGAAGCAGGCCTGACGGAACGCTGA
- a CDS encoding PLP-dependent cysteine synthase family protein: MARYDSLLDALGDTPLVGLPNLSPAADVRLWAKLEDRNPTGSIKDRAALSMIEAAEKEGRLTTGCTILEPTSGNTGISLAMAAKLKGYGLVCVMPENTSEERRQILQAFGARIVSSPAAGGSNQAVAVAKELAEQNPDWVMLYQYGNSANADAHYRGTGPEILRDMPGITHFVAGLGTTGTLVGVGRYLREQKPGVQIVAAEPRYGELVYGLRNLDEGFVPELYDPDVLSRRFSVGSYDALRRTRQLLESEGIFAGISTGGVVHAALTIGEKIAAAGESADIVFVVADAGWKYLSTGAYGGTLDEAAQRLDGQLWA, translated from the coding sequence GTGGCCCGCTACGACTCGCTGCTCGACGCGCTCGGTGACACCCCGCTGGTGGGCTTGCCGAACCTCTCGCCCGCCGCCGACGTGCGGCTCTGGGCGAAGCTGGAAGACCGGAACCCGACCGGTTCGATCAAGGACCGCGCCGCGCTGTCCATGATCGAAGCGGCGGAGAAGGAAGGCAGGCTCACCACCGGCTGCACCATCCTGGAGCCCACCTCCGGCAACACCGGCATCTCGCTGGCGATGGCCGCGAAGCTCAAGGGCTACGGCCTGGTGTGCGTGATGCCGGAGAACACCTCCGAGGAGCGCAGGCAGATCCTGCAGGCCTTCGGCGCCCGCATCGTGTCCTCGCCCGCGGCGGGCGGCTCCAACCAGGCCGTCGCGGTCGCCAAGGAACTGGCCGAGCAGAACCCGGACTGGGTGATGCTCTACCAGTACGGCAACTCCGCGAACGCCGACGCGCACTACCGGGGGACCGGGCCGGAGATCCTGCGGGACATGCCGGGCATCACGCACTTCGTCGCGGGGCTGGGCACCACCGGCACCCTCGTCGGCGTGGGCCGGTACCTGCGGGAGCAGAAGCCGGGCGTGCAGATCGTCGCCGCCGAGCCGCGCTACGGCGAACTCGTGTACGGGCTGCGCAACCTCGACGAGGGCTTCGTGCCGGAGCTCTACGACCCGGACGTGCTGTCCCGGCGGTTCTCCGTCGGCTCCTACGATGCGTTGCGGCGCACTCGGCAGCTGCTGGAATCGGAGGGGATCTTCGCCGGGATCTCCACCGGGGGCGTGGTGCACGCGGCGCTCACCATCGGCGAGAAGATCGCCGCCGCCGGGGAGTCGGCGGACATCGTGTTCGTGGTCGCCGACGCCGGGTGGAAGTACCTGTCCACCGGTGCCTACGGCGGCACCCTCGACGAGGCCGCGCAGCGCCTCGACGGACAGCTCTGGGCCTGA
- a CDS encoding MoaD/ThiS family protein, with product MAIKVSIPTILRSHTDGQKSVEASGSTVAEVINDLDSKHGGLKDRLVKEGSLHRFVNVYVNDEDVRFAGGLEASVADGDNVTILPAVAGGMR from the coding sequence ATGGCAATCAAGGTCTCGATCCCCACCATCCTGCGCAGCCACACCGACGGGCAGAAGTCCGTCGAAGCCAGCGGCAGCACCGTCGCCGAGGTCATCAACGACCTCGACAGCAAGCACGGCGGCCTCAAGGACCGCCTGGTCAAGGAAGGCTCGCTGCACCGCTTCGTCAACGTCTACGTCAACGACGAGGACGTGCGCTTCGCCGGTGGCCTGGAGGCCAGCGTGGCCGACGGGGACAACGTGACGATCCTGCCCGCCGTCGCCGGCGGCATGCGCTGA
- a CDS encoding M67 family metallopeptidase produces MLVIRRDLVDAMVAHARRDHPDEACGVIAGPDGSDRPERLIEMINAERSPTFYRFDSGEQLKVWRGMDEADEEPVVIYHSHTATEAYPSRTDVSYASEPHAHYVLVSTRDPETHELRSYRILDGVVTEEPVQIVESYMFAHTGADEVPDQG; encoded by the coding sequence GTGCTGGTGATTCGACGTGACCTCGTGGACGCGATGGTCGCGCATGCTCGACGGGACCACCCGGACGAGGCGTGCGGCGTCATCGCCGGTCCCGACGGGTCGGACCGCCCCGAGCGGCTCATCGAGATGATCAACGCGGAGCGCTCGCCGACGTTCTACCGGTTCGACTCCGGCGAGCAGCTCAAGGTGTGGCGGGGGATGGACGAGGCCGACGAGGAGCCCGTCGTCATCTACCACTCGCACACCGCCACCGAGGCGTACCCGTCGCGCACCGACGTCTCCTACGCCTCGGAGCCCCACGCGCATTACGTCCTCGTGTCCACCAGGGACCCGGAGACCCACGAACTGCGCTCCTACCGGATCCTCGACGGCGTGGTGACCGAGGAACCGGTGCAGATCGTGGAGTCGTACATGTTCGCCCACACCGGCGCCGACGAGGTGCCCGACCAGGGCTGA
- a CDS encoding P1 family peptidase: MAAGTRDSIVDVGGVLVGHHQRLDERWATGTSVVLTPGGATAAVDVRGGGPGTRETDVLEPTHLVAQAHGVVLTGGSAYGLAAADGAMSWLADRGYGFRVGEHAHEVVPVVPAAVLFDLPMGDWGNRPGAEFGRLACDAATAEESREGNVGAGTGAVAGSLKGGIGTAGEVFHSAALGIDVTVGALFAVNSLGSVIDPETGLPWDGHPGLRAPAEAEVVAARARTGPTAGRPSRHGTASRPLNTTIGVVAVDLALTKAHCKRIAVAAHDGLARAIRPAHSLADGDTVFALATGEREPGAQWVPVLDEVCAVAAGVVRRAIVRAVLAAEPVGEVTSYTSLYPSARE, from the coding sequence ATGGCTGCCGGGACGCGGGATTCGATCGTGGACGTGGGCGGGGTGCTCGTCGGGCACCACCAGCGGCTGGACGAGCGGTGGGCCACCGGGACGAGCGTGGTGCTCACCCCCGGCGGCGCGACCGCCGCGGTGGACGTGCGCGGCGGCGGCCCCGGCACCCGTGAGACCGACGTGCTCGAACCGACCCACCTCGTCGCGCAGGCGCACGGCGTGGTGCTCACCGGCGGCAGCGCCTACGGGCTCGCCGCCGCCGACGGCGCGATGAGCTGGCTCGCCGACCGCGGCTACGGCTTCCGGGTCGGCGAGCACGCCCACGAAGTGGTGCCGGTGGTGCCCGCGGCCGTGCTGTTCGACCTGCCGATGGGGGACTGGGGCAACCGGCCCGGCGCCGAGTTCGGCCGCCTCGCCTGCGACGCCGCCACCGCCGAGGAGTCCCGCGAGGGCAACGTCGGCGCGGGCACCGGCGCCGTCGCCGGCTCGCTCAAGGGCGGCATCGGCACCGCGGGCGAGGTGTTCCACAGCGCGGCGCTCGGCATCGACGTCACCGTCGGCGCGCTGTTCGCGGTCAACTCCCTCGGCTCCGTGATCGATCCGGAGACCGGACTGCCCTGGGACGGCCACCCCGGGCTGCGCGCCCCCGCCGAAGCCGAGGTCGTCGCCGCCCGCGCCCGCACCGGGCCCACCGCGGGCCGCCCCTCCCGGCACGGCACCGCGTCCCGCCCCTTGAACACCACCATCGGCGTCGTCGCCGTCGACCTCGCGCTCACCAAGGCGCACTGCAAGCGGATCGCCGTCGCCGCCCACGACGGGCTCGCCCGGGCGATCCGGCCCGCGCACTCCCTCGCCGACGGTGACACGGTGTTCGCGCTCGCGACCGGGGAACGCGAGCCTGGTGCGCAGTGGGTTCCCGTGCTCGACGAGGTGTGCGCCGTCGCCGCCGGCGTGGTGCGCCGGGCGATCGTGCGGGCCGTGCTCGCCGCCGAACCCGTCGGCGAGGTGACGTCGTACACGAGCCTCTACCCCTCGGCGCGGGAATGA
- a CDS encoding DUF2017 domain-containing protein, with the protein MNGWTRKNGHVVAELSQQEAAVIRGLVGQIKDMLTARAEETPQDELAELTGIRTGPSTPPEDRVLGRLLPDFYRRDPETGETDEEQPEAAGAMRSLYEPELLDVKTGVAAVVLDTCPREGGRVVLSGEQADNWMAALNDVRLALGTALDVQDDMPEEPPEDDLRREHLGVYQWLTWVQDSLVDAVSS; encoded by the coding sequence GTGAACGGCTGGACTCGCAAGAACGGGCACGTCGTCGCCGAGCTCTCCCAGCAGGAAGCGGCCGTGATCCGGGGGCTCGTCGGCCAGATCAAGGACATGCTCACCGCGCGCGCCGAGGAGACGCCGCAGGACGAGCTCGCCGAACTCACCGGCATCCGCACCGGCCCCTCCACCCCGCCCGAGGACCGGGTCCTCGGACGGCTGCTGCCCGACTTCTACCGCCGCGACCCCGAAACCGGGGAGACCGACGAGGAGCAGCCCGAAGCCGCGGGCGCCATGCGCTCCCTCTACGAACCCGAACTGCTCGACGTCAAGACCGGCGTCGCCGCCGTCGTCCTCGACACCTGCCCCCGCGAAGGCGGCCGGGTCGTGCTCAGCGGCGAGCAGGCCGACAACTGGATGGCCGCGCTCAACGACGTGCGGCTCGCGCTCGGCACCGCACTCGACGTGCAGGACGACATGCCGGAGGAACCGCCGGAGGACGACCTGCGGCGGGAGCACCTCGGGGTGTACCAGTGGCTCACCTGGGTCCAGGACAGCCTGGTCGACGCGGTCTCTTCTTGA
- the clpS gene encoding ATP-dependent Clp protease adapter ClpS produces the protein MTSPAELERAQLEPAELGDEDKPWVTVVWNDPVNLMSYVTYVLQKIFGYSRDHATKLMLDVHNKGRAAVSSGAKEKVEGDVAKLHAAGLWATMQKDS, from the coding sequence ATGACCTCGCCCGCTGAACTGGAGCGCGCGCAACTGGAACCGGCTGAACTCGGAGACGAGGACAAGCCGTGGGTCACCGTGGTCTGGAACGACCCGGTGAACCTGATGTCCTACGTGACCTACGTTCTGCAGAAGATCTTCGGTTACAGCCGGGACCACGCGACCAAGCTCATGCTCGACGTCCACAACAAGGGCCGGGCCGCCGTGTCCTCGGGCGCCAAGGAGAAGGTCGAGGGCGACGTCGCGAAACTGCACGCCGCAGGCCTGTGGGCCACGATGCAGAAAGACTCGTGA
- a CDS encoding nicotinate phosphoribosyltransferase — MTAAASTALRTDHYELTMLASALRDGTAERRCVFEAFTRRLPDGRRYGVVGGTERVLEAIENFRFDEAELERLAEDHVVDETTLSWLRDYRFRGDVDGYPEGELYFPGSPLLTVRGTFAEAVILETVILSIMNHDSAIAAAAARMVSAANGRRIIEMGSRRTHEESAVAAARAAYLAGFTATSNLEAGRRYRIPTAGTSAHSFTLLHDSERAAFESQIAALGADTTLLVDTYDISRGIATAVEVAGPGLGAVRIDSGDVGVLARQAREQLDSLGATGTRIVVSGDLDEYAIASLRAEPVDGYGVGTSLVTGSGAPTAGMVYKLTDVEGRPVAKRSTHKESRGGTKSALRRHKDTGTALEEVVFRTGRGFEDPKAGPHDRVVPIPLVRGGERVEDLPTLEDNRERLRHALVSLPWEGLKLSSGEPAIPTVFQAEETA; from the coding sequence ATGACGGCCGCTGCCAGTACCGCGTTGCGCACAGATCATTACGAGCTGACCATGCTGGCCAGCGCCTTGCGGGATGGGACCGCGGAGCGCCGGTGCGTGTTCGAGGCGTTCACCCGGCGGTTGCCGGACGGTCGCCGCTACGGCGTGGTCGGCGGCACGGAGCGGGTGCTGGAGGCGATCGAGAACTTCCGCTTCGACGAAGCCGAGCTGGAGCGCCTTGCCGAGGATCATGTGGTCGATGAGACCACCCTCTCGTGGTTGCGCGACTACCGGTTCCGCGGCGACGTGGACGGTTACCCGGAAGGGGAGCTGTACTTCCCGGGTTCGCCGCTGCTGACGGTGCGCGGCACGTTCGCCGAGGCGGTCATCCTGGAGACCGTCATCCTGTCGATCATGAACCACGACAGCGCGATCGCCGCGGCGGCCGCGCGGATGGTGTCGGCGGCCAACGGCAGGCGGATCATCGAGATGGGGTCGCGCCGCACCCACGAGGAGTCGGCGGTGGCCGCGGCCCGCGCCGCCTACCTGGCCGGGTTCACCGCGACCTCGAACCTGGAGGCGGGCCGCCGCTACCGGATCCCGACGGCGGGCACCTCGGCGCATTCGTTCACGTTGCTGCACGACTCCGAGCGTGCCGCGTTCGAGTCGCAGATCGCCGCACTTGGCGCGGACACGACACTCCTGGTGGACACCTACGACATCTCGCGCGGCATCGCGACGGCGGTGGAGGTGGCGGGTCCGGGGCTGGGCGCGGTGCGCATCGACTCGGGTGATGTGGGCGTGCTGGCGCGGCAGGCGCGGGAGCAGCTGGATTCGCTGGGCGCGACGGGCACCCGGATCGTCGTCTCCGGTGATCTGGACGAGTACGCGATCGCCTCGCTGCGCGCGGAACCGGTGGACGGCTACGGGGTGGGCACGTCGCTGGTCACCGGTTCGGGGGCGCCGACGGCGGGCATGGTCTACAAGCTGACCGACGTGGAGGGCCGGCCGGTCGCGAAGCGCAGCACGCACAAGGAGTCCCGCGGCGGCACGAAGTCGGCGCTGCGCAGGCACAAGGACACGGGCACCGCGCTGGAGGAGGTCGTGTTCCGCACCGGCCGCGGCTTCGAGGACCCGAAGGCGGGCCCGCACGACCGGGTGGTGCCGATCCCGCTGGTCCGCGGTGGCGAACGGGTCGAGGACCTGCCGACGCTGGAGGACAATCGGGAGCGCCTGCGGCACGCCCTGGTGAGCCTGCCGTGGGAGGGCTTGAAGTTGTCCAGCGGGGAGCCCGCGATCCCGACGGTGTTCCAGGCGGAGGAGACGGCATGA
- a CDS encoding isochorismatase family protein, translating to MSAAVRALLVVDVQLDFCEGGALAVAGGAAVAAAISRHLAESEYAHVVATRDYHVDPGGHFSSEPDYVRSWPVHCVAGTAGAAFHPELEVGPVRAVFSKGRFDDGYSGFEGVDGDGRGLAEWLAERGVTEVDVVGIATDHCVRATALDAAAAGFATTVLLDLTAGVARATVDAALDELRAAGVRATGTPVVA from the coding sequence ATGAGCGCTGCGGTGCGCGCGCTGCTGGTCGTGGACGTGCAGCTCGACTTCTGCGAGGGCGGCGCGCTGGCCGTGGCCGGTGGGGCCGCGGTGGCGGCGGCGATCTCCCGGCACCTGGCGGAGTCCGAGTACGCGCACGTGGTCGCCACCCGCGACTACCACGTCGACCCGGGCGGCCACTTCAGCTCGGAGCCGGACTACGTGCGGTCCTGGCCGGTGCACTGCGTGGCGGGCACGGCGGGCGCGGCGTTCCACCCGGAGCTGGAGGTGGGGCCGGTGCGGGCCGTGTTCTCGAAGGGACGTTTCGACGACGGCTACTCGGGTTTCGAGGGCGTCGACGGCGACGGCCGCGGCCTCGCCGAGTGGCTGGCCGAGCGCGGGGTGACCGAGGTGGACGTGGTGGGCATCGCGACCGATCACTGCGTGCGGGCGACGGCGTTGGACGCGGCGGCGGCCGGGTTCGCGACGACGGTGCTGCTGGACCTGACGGCGGGCGTCGCGCGGGCCACGGTCGACGCGGCGCTGGACGAGCTGCGCGCGGCGGGGGTGCGCGCCACGGGGACCCCGGTGGTGGCGTGA
- a CDS encoding ATP-dependent DNA helicase: MPGSVPQWSDPDVFALDDDDELPPEIAADLASQGPPERRKQRRDEPITAKPPERIPDLATLLGLAVSSVGGSEREGQSRMAAAVEHSIASGEHLAVQAGTGTGKSLAYLVPAIRHAVAAATTVVISTATIALQRQLVDRDLPRLSKALADALGRPPTFAILKGRRNYLCLNRVEGGAPAEPEEGALFDPFAASALERQVKRVREWATETETGDRDELVPGVTDQAWRQLSVTAKECLGVHRCPIGTDCFAERARGEAGRADVVVTNHALLAIDALDDRPVLPEHDVVVVDEAHDLVDRVTSAATGELSANQAKLAARRCGRAIDQGVADRLDEAAEGLEIVLADARPQRLEEMPEALGGALTALRDAAAACTTALGPERKEDPDGSSARKLALAVTEEVHDNAVRLLDAFDEPEGQRRDVVWVAAEPNRAPAVKVAPLGVGGLLRERLFGQRTTVLTSATLALGGSFDTLARQWGLPPERTASPAAGMASGKEVPSDSGGPKWTGLDVGSPFEHQRSGILYVARHLPQPGRDGLPPEYLDELTELVEAAGGRTLGLFSSMRAARQASEELRGRLGTPVLCQGEDNTAQLVAKFAADPATSLFGTLSLWQGVDVPGDSLQLVVMDRIPFPRPDDPLASARQKAVSAHGGNGFLTVAGTHAALLLAQGAGRLLRSSHDRGVIAVLDPRLATARYGGFLRASLPPFWTTHDPQVVRGALTRLNAAAG, encoded by the coding sequence GTGCCAGGTTCTGTTCCGCAGTGGTCCGATCCGGACGTGTTCGCGCTCGACGACGATGACGAGCTCCCACCCGAGATCGCCGCCGACCTGGCGTCGCAGGGGCCGCCCGAACGCCGCAAGCAGCGCCGGGACGAACCGATCACGGCGAAACCACCGGAGCGGATCCCGGACCTGGCGACGCTGCTGGGCCTGGCGGTGAGCTCCGTCGGCGGCTCCGAACGCGAGGGCCAGTCGCGGATGGCGGCGGCCGTCGAGCACTCCATCGCCTCCGGCGAGCACCTCGCCGTGCAGGCCGGCACCGGCACCGGGAAGTCGCTGGCCTACCTGGTGCCCGCGATCCGGCACGCCGTCGCCGCGGCCACCACCGTGGTGATCTCGACGGCCACGATCGCCCTGCAGCGCCAGCTCGTCGACCGCGACCTGCCCCGGCTGTCGAAGGCGCTCGCCGACGCGCTCGGCAGGCCGCCGACCTTCGCGATCTTGAAGGGCCGCCGCAACTACCTGTGCCTGAACCGGGTCGAGGGCGGCGCCCCAGCCGAACCGGAGGAGGGCGCGCTGTTCGACCCGTTCGCCGCCTCCGCGCTGGAACGCCAGGTCAAACGGGTCCGCGAATGGGCCACCGAGACCGAGACCGGGGACCGCGACGAGCTGGTGCCCGGCGTCACCGACCAGGCGTGGCGGCAGCTGTCGGTGACCGCGAAGGAATGCCTCGGCGTGCACCGCTGCCCCATCGGCACCGACTGCTTCGCCGAACGGGCCCGCGGTGAGGCGGGGCGCGCCGACGTCGTCGTCACCAACCACGCCCTGCTGGCCATCGACGCCCTCGACGACCGGCCGGTGCTGCCAGAGCACGACGTCGTCGTGGTCGACGAGGCGCACGACCTCGTCGACCGGGTCACCTCCGCCGCGACCGGCGAGCTGTCGGCGAACCAGGCGAAGCTCGCCGCGCGGCGCTGCGGGCGTGCCATCGACCAGGGCGTCGCCGACCGGCTCGACGAGGCCGCCGAAGGGCTGGAGATCGTCCTCGCCGACGCCCGGCCGCAGCGGCTGGAGGAGATGCCCGAAGCGCTCGGCGGTGCGCTCACCGCGTTGCGCGACGCCGCGGCCGCCTGCACCACCGCGCTCGGGCCGGAGCGCAAGGAGGACCCGGACGGCAGCAGCGCCCGCAAGCTCGCGCTCGCCGTCACCGAGGAGGTGCACGACAACGCGGTGCGGCTGCTCGACGCCTTCGACGAGCCGGAGGGGCAGCGCCGCGACGTGGTGTGGGTCGCCGCCGAACCGAACCGGGCGCCCGCGGTGAAGGTCGCGCCGCTCGGCGTCGGCGGGCTGCTGCGGGAACGGCTGTTCGGGCAGCGCACGACGGTGCTCACCTCGGCGACGCTGGCGCTCGGCGGGTCCTTCGACACCCTCGCCCGGCAGTGGGGGCTGCCGCCCGAGCGCACGGCCTCCCCCGCCGCGGGCATGGCCAGCGGCAAGGAGGTGCCGTCCGACTCCGGTGGCCCGAAGTGGACGGGGCTGGACGTCGGCTCGCCGTTCGAGCACCAGCGCAGCGGAATCCTCTACGTCGCCCGGCACCTGCCCCAGCCCGGGCGGGACGGGTTGCCGCCGGAATACCTCGACGAGCTCACCGAACTCGTCGAGGCCGCCGGGGGCCGCACCCTCGGGTTGTTCTCCTCGATGCGGGCCGCGCGGCAGGCGTCCGAGGAACTGCGGGGGCGGCTCGGCACGCCGGTGCTGTGCCAGGGCGAGGACAACACGGCGCAGCTCGTCGCCAAGTTCGCCGCCGACCCGGCGACGTCCCTGTTCGGAACCTTGTCGCTGTGGCAGGGGGTGGACGTGCCCGGGGATTCGCTGCAGCTCGTGGTGATGGACCGGATCCCGTTCCCCAGACCGGACGACCCGTTGGCCTCGGCGCGGCAGAAGGCGGTCTCCGCGCACGGCGGCAACGGTTTCCT